Genomic DNA from Coregonus clupeaformis isolate EN_2021a chromosome 9, ASM2061545v1, whole genome shotgun sequence:
tgatcatactctttaatcagattcttgatatgccacacctgtcaagtgaatggattatcttgatAAAGTAGAAgtgatcactaacagggatgtaaacacatttgtgcatttTTTTTTAGAGAAATgcgttttttttgtgtatggaacatttctgggatgttttatttcagctcatgaaacatgagaccaacactttacatgttgcatttttattttttttcagtgtAGAAATGTAAAATACAGAACATTTAAACTTAAATGTTTAAAGCACATTTTGAAAAGTAAAAACTTAAGACTGCGCACGGTTTGCCATACAAAATGTATTCCATGCAGGACTACCGCAGCAACACAGGGACATAATAGCGTCCGGAGTCCGGAGTCCGGAGTCCCACGCTTGATAATAAAATCATAGAACCCCCCCACTTTGAGCTACGCAGTCTGCGATCCCCGTTCTGTTCGCCTCACGTAACCCACGCTGTATTTTAAAAACTATACATTCTAACGAAAGAGGACAGACCTAACATTGAACATTGATAtgtaacatttaaaaacatttagcTCTCCCAGCTGACAGGACCCCCATATGGGGTCTGGGATGTACACCACCGTCGGGCCGGGTCGCGTGGCAGAACAGCAGTGGATACGTATCCACGGTGCACTGAATATGCTAGAAACTGGACAGGAACAACAACTAGGCTGTACTCGGATTCAGGTTGATCACTGTAGGTTTTAGCCTGATTAATTACGTAGAATAGAGGAGAACATTACACTCGCAGCACACTGTGTTTACAAACACCTGATAAAGCTTAGCTAATCAATTTGCATGTCCAAGAACACACTATGGATGGGCATAGAGTCCGTGTGGATAgtctgtgggagagggagaggagtaccgtattttccgcactataaggcgcacttaaaagcctttcattttctcaaaaaacgacagtgcgccttataatccggagcgccttatgtatggatcaattggttaattggttgatccatactggttgtacacggcgctcaaggtgctctgtcaaaatgtttcagtatgaaaaaccaataaaaacaatgtaataataatgaaatgtttcagtacgactggtaaactacaaagccgcaccACTTGCAGCATTACGGTAGCCAGTACACACCGGTAttgtgcttactcacagtcccacaccacttgtgtgtgtataaagaccccaaaatggcacctttcaagagacacgcttacgacgcagagttcaagctcaaggctgtcggtcatgcagtagaatatgggaatagagcagcagcgagagaattcaacattaatgaatcaatggtaCGGAAGTGGAGGAAGCAAGAAGATGACCTGCGCCAAGTAAAGAAGACTAAACAGAGTTTCCGCGGGAACAAAGCGAGATGGCCACAGTTAGAGGACAAACTCGAACAGTGGGTTGTTGAACAGAGAGCAGCAAGTAGAAGCGTCTCTACAGTCACTATTTGAATGAAGGCAACAGCGCTAGCACGGGACATGACAATCGATGAATTTCGAGGCGGTCCTTCTTGGTGCTTTCGTTTTATGAAAAAGACGTAATCTCTCCATCCGCACACGAACTACCGTCTCGCAGCAACTGCCAAAAGATTACCAAGAAAAGCTGGTCACTTTCCGCGCATACTGCAAAAAATAAGATCACTGAAAAGAAGATCCGGCCAGAGCACATCACCAACATGGACGAGGTTCCACTCACCTTTGATATTCCCGTGAACCGCACTGTGGAGAAAACGGGGACCAGTAcggtgtctgtacgtaccacagggAATGAGAAGTCATCCTTCACTGTAGTTCTCGCCTGCCAGGCTAATGGCCAGAAACCTCCACCCATGATTATTTTCAAGAGGAAGACCTTGCCAAAAGAGAACTTTCCAGCCGGCGTCGTCATCAAAGCTAGCTAGCccgaagggatggatggatgaggaaaagatgagtgagtggctgagagaaatttacgtcaagagaccgggtggctttttccacacagctccgtccctattgatctacgactcaatgcgcgcccatatcaccgatgctgtcaaaaaacaagtgaagcaaactaattcggagcttgccgtcattccgggtggattaactaaagaactccagccgctagatattggtgtcaacagggcgttcaaagctagactgcgagctgcgtgggagcagtggatgacagaaggcgaacacacgttcaccaagacggggagacagcgccgggcgacttacgccactatctgccaatggatcgtggatgcctgggctgatatatcggtctcaactgtggtcaaagctttcacgaaggcaggaataatatctgaactgccaggcaacagcagcgacactgactcggataatgacgagagggagccgggcaggttggatgccgtagtcgcccaactgttcaattcggacactgaagaagaagaatttgAGGGGTTCGTGGATGGGGAATGAACTGAAAAAGTGAGCTTTACGTGTTATATgtaactgaacaatgttgagttatgcactaacgtttgatttagtggtatcagactgtttcttttactacgtgtttactgaatcagggaaaggttcccctccacgtttgggagaagagtgagcaaggctgggagatattgttaatatgcacattaacgtttgaacaacattaccatgggagtgaacggagttgtcagaacgcttaataaagtttgactttatctgactgttttgttgacattccttttagcacagctccatctagtggatgcataacgcaaccccagtcaattcgtttgactacagtatcttctattctatgcgccttataatccggtgcgccctatatatgaaaacagttctaaaataggccattcattgaaggtgcgccttataatccggtgcgccttatagtgcggaaaatacggtagttTTGATCCATTTAACAGTCTGTTTGTCAAGCTGAGACTTGATGCAGCAGTACTGCCTGCTGGACGGGAGTATGGAGAACATACAAGGGTTACCAGCATCATCTCATCTCTCGTTTCATGATGGGCATTTGGACATATGTAGCCTACATGGAGGGTTTTTTGCATACATCCAAAATGGAAGCTGGCGAAAAGAATGTAGGGTCTgcacaatacatagataaaaagGCGATGTCCGTTCACTGCTTTGCTGCTTCCAAACTtaatattttaataaagctttggtgctGAAGATTCATTTCAAAGCAGTCTCAAGATTCAAAACCATTAATGCTAGGCTTGGCTACTTGTTGAACGAATTGGGCAGGACAAAAAAACAGCCTTCATTGAGGGAGGGGAGGCTTTATGCCTGGTTTTGAATCAAATGAAAGCAAATGGTAAAAGCAAATGGTTTTTTATGTTTATTAATACGAGGGTTTCCCGCATAAAAAAACACATCTCCTCTCTTGTTCCATGAGCATAAGGGCACTGTGCGTCACAGCTGTATAGGTTGTGCTTCCGCTCACAAAATCCATGCCATTACCATGTTACCGCTAAGATCTGCTTTTCGTTGGTCTAAAATATCCCGATATGTGCTGCATGGAAATGTCACATTTGCACTTGTTTTCAAAGACATGCCTTaaatattgccacccctcccacctgttctgaattctgtcgctgtacatttcaaaagtgctgaacaaatagttatattgactacgtatgtcctagctcgctcattaatataTTAATCGAAATTACGAATTTCCTCTTATCTGCTCTTCGTTCCCTTATGCcttagtttgtacatctcaattgtcagtagaaaccacatttgtttaagcaagtcagccacgtttttttttaaggcagtaaatgagtctgaatgaactgtttcgctgccagacaaggctccgctgattgccaggtgtagcggtggtaaggattcactccatggtgctgaaaagaaagctctgctgttgggacagctttatgtaggccctaacagtttgtgggcaccgttagtcaccgttatagtgcaatcaATGTATAGTTTAATGTTGTGGCTTTGTTGGCATGCatcaacaaaaaaataataatggtgCACCCCACTGGTGGTGTTTTCAGGTACTGTCAACAATTTACGGACTCAATGAAAGCTCCTTAATGTAGAGAAAGTGCTGCCATTGAGCCACAAGTAAATGGCTGGCAGCCCCATGATAAATCCCACCAAGTACGGTGTCCAGAGATGGCCATTTCCCAGTCACTGAAGTCATCAGTTGGCACTAACTGGCCAAGCTGCAAAGCCGGAAGTTCTACCATCTTAAAAGCTGTTTTTAAAACTAACCCTAACTTAACCCTAACcaaactgctaaccttatgcctaacattaaagaccaaaaagctaatttcccAACATAACATCCTCAACATAATATCCTTATTACATGTTACTCAGGTAAAATAAGCTAATTTACATTCGGGAAAGGAGTCAGCGCCATCTTCAGTGACCGGAGAACAGGTATGCTAAATCTTGATCTTTTGACAGATGCCATTTGATCATTGTGATCATGTGTTTGGTTTGACTATTGTTTTTTTCTTCACAGGTTCAAAGACTGGAGAAGATGTCACCTGATCAGCAGTAAGTAAAGTCAGCGTTAAACCATTGTAAAGGATCAAATGTTTCACCTGATTCATCTCGTATTTTCAGAACTCCAGTGTCCAGGCAACGGAACTTGTAGTCCCCAATCAATAAAAAAAGAACGAAACGAATCCAGCAATAGTTGTTTATTTTTCTGTCTTTTTCATGTTCTCTTCTATCCATACTGAACACATTCGATGTCCTATCTAAAATCAAATATTTTCTGTGTTTATTTTTGTAAATTAAAATCCACCGCACATGTCAGAATATTAGAAGTGAGTTTTATTATTCATAGACATACAGTTCAAGAATTCTCTGAGGATTTGTACCAGGCCCGAGATGGGTGTTACATGAGTTTGGTTCAGAAAATGTTCTCAATAAAATAAACGTGTGAACACTTGAAAAGCTTGAACCTTTACATGACATCAATGCCAACCTCCAGCATTGGAGAAATTAGAGGCAGATTATCAACACTGGATAGATGGAACCTCATCATCCTTGGATTGGAGGAAACGTGATTGGCAGTCAGTATTTGGCTTAGCTAGCCCCAACCACAGAACATGTATTGGAATCGATCTTTCACGGTGTATTTAAAACTAAATTGCAGGTTTTAAAGAGAGGGCTTGTAAATAAAATAATCTATTTTCAATGCCTTGGAAGTTGCAGGTGTTTTCTGCCTTTATGGTAAATGTAAGCCTCAAGTAGGCTACATGCTTTTGTGTTTCTCCATCTATTTAATCTGTTAACAAACTTTGTGTACATGTTCTTCTGTTTGTGTACTAGTGCTATGTGTCTTTACTCTTTACCAAAAATAATTCCCACTATATTTAGGCACTAATACATAATACATCTCTATTTCTACTCAAATGGAAAAAAGTTGAATCCTTTAAAAGAATGTAAAACGAAAATAATCTATTTACAAAGCAAAGCAGATATGTTAAAATGTTTTGGGTGGGAAAATATTACACTATTATTGTCTTAAGAATAGGTGGCAATGTCATCATTCCTCTCAAACGCTGTTGCAGAGTATTTAAAATGCAATTAAAGTTTTTGTAAAAAAGAAAGTGTTAGATGACATGAAGTGGATCTATTGTTGTAATGGCAGAAGGCACTTAAGAGGAATGATCTTTATCAATGTACAAATGAAAACCTTCAGTACCTATTTTGTGAAAAACTATTTGTGTATCAGGCAATTGTTGTGTATGTATCGCAGAATGTTTTGTAACTCTTGGAAATGtctgaaataaattcatttggGAAAACGTCAAATACAATTTATCTATGTCGTTTACTTCAATTTTCtatttcaaattctgttttcagttATTTTTGCCTGGGGTAGAGATGATTGAACAGTATTGATATCTTCCTATGTGCAAACATTAGGCAGATCGGCTCTACCATGACCATGTCTTTTTCAAACCATGGAAAGAGTTTCATATTGCCTCCTTTAGGTAGTTTTACATTTGATTCTTCACCAATGTTCTTCACCATAGTCTTGATTGGTGGGGGAAACAAACAATTATCTATATACAATCAGTACAATTGTTAGCCAACATCACCCCTGTATTACAAATACTGAACATATTCCTGACACACAGCAAAAAACCCAACCTGGACAGTTATTCAATATATACAAGAAACAGCAAGCACAGAAGGACACTTAAAATTAAGGATATGCAGCACTGACTGTGCACAGTGTTTCCTAGCTTTTGGCTGGTACTCTTTGAAGCCTCCTACTGTCTAAGACTATATATACTACTGTACAAACATCAACGTGTAACTTTCTTTCAATATTAACATGGAAATCCCAGCAGTAAATAAAATATCTAAGACCATTCTAGAGCCAAACCTTGATATGCTAATACAGGTAACTTTGTAATGAGATCATTTTTTTCATGATCAGGAAAGGTGACTGTTTACAGCTGAATATTGAGTGGTTGAAACTGTTATATATTTTTCCCACAACCAAATAAAAAAAGTATGTTAGTATTttacaaatatttaaaaaagtaaACCTTTATCTATGGGCATTTCAAAATATATTCCATCAAAAATAGTCAGACATTTTGCTGGTagaaaaaaaaggtttttgaagCAAATGTTTACAGTATAAATGTGTCATGTTAGATTTACTTCAGAACTtagctaaatacttttttcctcctgGCAGAACATCTTACATAAATGCTTTTTTCCCAGCAGATGATGTTAAAAACCTTTTAAAACATGCAATAACTGTAACTTAACTCCATCATTTTGCAAAATAAGTTGATTGGTGATGAAAATGGTCAACAAGTGGGTTTCAAAACTTGTCTGTGTATCTGTAACAATGGTTAACAGTTCTATATAGATTTGTGAAAACTTGTCACCTTTGGCAAACTTGAATAGTTTCAGACATGCTGAGAGTTCAAGGCATGTACTGTGGCAGCTCACTGGTAATCTCACACACTTAATGAGTTCAGTCCAAAGTACCACGCCTTTCACTTCCATGCCCTTCGTCTTCCTCTTCAGATGACAAACGAAGATTTGTGTCGGAAGTCGCCCTAGAATAAAAAGGGAAGAGCAAGTAAGCAAAAGTTAAAGGACTGCCTAGTTTTACTTTTTTGAGTTCAAGAAATCTTTGTTTTTCTTTACGCACCTCGTCCTCGGTTCTGACGTAGTCCACTCCTTCTCCTTTGGCTGGGGCTTTGTAACTGTCAAACACCATGGAGACATGATCAGAAGGCATTTATGCTGTTgcaaaaacaacacatttctagTAAGAATTGTTCCATGCATGTTATAAAACCTTGGGCCGTAAGTTAACTAGGTAAAGTTGTGAAGTCAAGTTTGTTCATAAAGTCTAAATTGGCAAATGTTAAACCTCAATGAGCCATGACCCATCACTATTGCTGCTCAAGAGGAAGTTTCACTCACTTGTTTCCAGTCTGTTTCTGGCTGATGAAGTAGCCTTGCTTGTACGCAAAGCAGAGGCCCACTGTTACACACAATAGCACCACCACCAGCACACCCAGGACGATCCTGGCAATGTTGATATCATCTGGGGAAAAACAACAGGAAGAATGAAGAATTGAAGTTGAGATACCTCTTTATGAATTAAATACCAGACTACTGGAATGACATGCTTCAACAAACAACATGTGTCTTGTGTACAACTTTGTCAGCTGTCAGACAGACTTACAGATTTCCATTGTCTGCGGTCCACACTCCGAGTGGCCCGCGTCGTTTTTTGCTCGGCAGAAGTACTCTGCTGAGTCGTCCTTTCTGACAGCACTGAATTTCTGTAGAGGAAAAACCAACAACAGCAAGGCTCAATTACACTTCGTATAACCGGTGTCCTTTCGTTCTGGTGTATGTACTGCATGTGGGAAAGTGCAGGCTTATAACGAGGTTCAATCGGAATTACATTGGGGGTGGAACTGTCCCCAAAATGAGTTGCTTTACTGTTCAACAGATATCCCTTCAGTTCTCGTTGTATGCTGTCTCCCATCGGATTTTAACCCACGCTAATGATGGTCTTGTCCTCTAATTCTAGTCCTGTAAATAATTAGTTGGCTTTCAGTTGGATATGAAAAGCAGATTTGGTAGCGTATGCAGGTGGTCTTCAAGGAAAAGCGGCCAGTATCTAGTAGGGTGTGACTCCCTGGAAGTACAGTATGTCAGTGACAGCCAGACCAACCTTTAGAAGCCAGTGTAAAGGttgagtggagtggagtggccCGGGGGCGAGCCACTGACTGTCTGGAGGGAGGGAGTTCAGGAATGTGCCAATGAGGACAGCAGATTCTCCTAATGGCTCAAGCCCCCTCACACCATCAACTGTCTCCCCAAAATATCCACCCCTACCCCTAGGCACCAGGCCACCACCCCCGCAGCCTTGCACTGCACTACAGTGTCCCCTTCCCTCCCAGTcaccgcacacaaacacacactcaccaggGTGCCTGTTTCGGCGTTGAGCGTGTAGGAGGAGTTGAAGAACTTAAGGCTGGTCTTAGGGTCATCAGGGATTTCCTCCTTGTTGCGGAACCATTGGTACTGAGACTTGGGGAAACCCTCGTCCTCCACGCATCGCAGCTCTGCCGCCTTCCCTACAGGCACCGATTTGGGGACAACGCATTTTGGCACCACTGGCTTCACTGTGGACACAAGCACACATTCAGTAATGGCAACATTCAGCATCTGATTGTGTCAAAAACAGCATAGCCCATGATACACACTGAATTATTGTTACTAGGCCAATGAATGATCTCGGAGGGAGGGTACGTGTTTTTTACCCCGTGCCAAACCCTGCCAACACTTTCCATCTTTAGCACTGCGATTTAGCGGGGATGCAGTTTCAGAGGTTTCCCCATATAGCCCAGAACACGCCTTTGGGGCAGGGGCGGCCCAGTCAAAAAGCATCCTCATACATGTGCCAAAAGGTTGGCGTGACCTAAAACATGGTTTCAGCTTACAACATTGAAACAGAGGAAAAATAAGTTCCTGTAAACTGATATGGCTGTTTTAGGTACAAAGACTACATGTTCATTGTATTTTGTATGTTATGTTTCATAGCAACTTTCAAAGAAACAAGGTTTAAGACTAACGGCAAACATTTTAGCAGTGACATTATGAGATGCATTAAAGAATTGCAACGCAAATGACTGATGGCAAACATGCAATTTCAGCGAGGTAGCGGCAATGCTCCCTTACCCAAACATGCAATTTCAGTCATAGCCACAGGGTGATGCATCTTCTTGTGGGTGTATagtcttgaatttgttctggttTCAATATTATACCACAGTTTACTGTAGTAATACAACTAACGATGTGCTTCTGGTGCAAAAAGCTGGTGATGATGTGTTGAGCAGATGTGAGCTGAAGCGGCTCGGAGGGATGATGGACCTACCTCTTACGACGAGGTTGATCAAAATCTCATCAAATGATTTATGGTCAGTCTGGGCGCTGACCTCGCAACGATAACTGGCTGAGTCTGATCTTGTGGCGTTGGTTATCACCAATGTCGCAGGCTCTCTGATCCTTGCTCTGCCCTCCAAATCTCCTGCAGGAGAAAAAAACATGCTTTAAGTTCCCATTGATTTAATACAGGCATAATTGATGATGAGTATAAAACAGAATGTCATTCCCTTATTAGTCCGAGAACTGCTGTTTGTAAAACAGGAGTTGTTTGTGTCTGTAAGATGATTTTGAACATTTTGTATTGGTTTTGTCACTTTGATATTGATGTTGGAGATATTAGTGAAGATGACATTACGACAAAGCACTCAGTTGAGTTTGTGTTACCTGAGATTTTCTTCTCAAAGTAGACATAGCTGGGCTCCCCATCCTTAATCTTCTTCCATTCGATTCTTGGGTTTTTTGTGGAGATGGACTCTATCAAACAGGACAATTCGATAGCTGCCAGAGGAGACAATAGGGAATTAGATGTAAGGCTTTTTAAAGGAAGAACCAAAGGATGGATGTTATCTAGTTCTGGTTCTTTAGTGTCATGTCAAGGTCAAGCAGGAAATGTCTGTAACTGATTGTCACGTCGGTGTATACATTACGACATCTCTATTGGCTCTTACATTCAAACTCGTTGGCCCATGGCGCATCATTTGTTGTTTTCAGTATTACTGCCAATACGGTGAAGTAGCCTGCAAAAcaggaaagaggaggaagaaacATGAGTCTTACAGCCACACAAACTTTGCCATTACACTGATGACCTCAATAACTACGTGCGATGTCCATTGGTAGCTGTTTGCAGGGCTGTGGTTGGTCAGCTGGCTGTTATGCCTACATTAGGGATGTTTCTACCCAGTCAGCTCATCCAAAATTCCAGAAACTTAATGAGCATCAAACCCCTCCATCCCCTTGCTCCCAGCCTACCAACCCACCCAGATGCATTCTTCCCAGCTTACCATGGCCTGGATCTGTTACCTTCCATTTTTAGTCTGGCGGGGCGAACCAACGCGGGCATACGTAAGGGGAGCTCTGTTTCTGCGCACGGTGGGTAATTGTGCAGGGAGGCGACTGCCCTCCTCAGCGCGAGCTCACCCATGCaagtggcctctctctctctctctctctctctctgggcctgaCGCGTGTGCCCATGTAGCAGTAATGGGCCATGAGTGCCCTGGAAACACGCCCCGCTTTGGTCTGTTACGCAAGCTTAAATACCTTATATGAGTGATAATTCACTTATATTAGTGTTTTTATCTTACCAAGCTAAATTATCTAACATTAATGGCAGATCATTTTGCTTATAAATCAAATTATTATCTTGAAATAAGATAAATTACTTGCAACTCCatcacttttcaacctcatattcattatctccagcaccaaaccagtgtctacatatgtgaaacggtgtgtttctatgatctgtggttaagaAGATAGGTCCTaaaaaaatgcttctctgtgacatcacagggtgggattaaaagtttttttttttttttttactgattttcaaaacctgcaacaaGTTTCTAGCCAGAGAgagggtattttcttgctccccacgTCACCGTGAATCTCATAGTGTTTGATGATGTAGAACTTTTTAACATTCTTGTTTTCTACCAAATGTAGAAATGCGCCGTTTTCACATAGGTAGTCACTGGTTTGGTGCTGGC
This window encodes:
- the LOC121573939 gene encoding junctional adhesion molecule 3B-like, translated to MYGQTEHCIDSKMALTRLACILVLLSTHCYFTVLAVILKTTNDAPWANEFESIELSCLIESISTKNPRIEWKKIKDGEPSYVYFEKKISGDLEGRARIREPATLVITNATRSDSASYRCEVSAQTDHKSFDEILINLVVRVKPVVPKCVVPKSVPVGKAAELRCVEDEGFPKSQYQWFRNKEEIPDDPKTSLKFFNSSYTLNAETGTLKFSAVRKDDSAEYFCRAKNDAGHSECGPQTMEIYDINIARIVLGVLVVVLLCVTVGLCFAYKQGYFISQKQTGNNYKAPAKGEGVDYVRTEDEGDFRHKSSFVI